Proteins encoded by one window of Panicum virgatum strain AP13 chromosome 7N, P.virgatum_v5, whole genome shotgun sequence:
- the LOC120680652 gene encoding alpha-1,3-arabinosyltransferase XAT3-like isoform X1, with protein sequence MRRPSEIGGREAMKSNRNMSRAEGRRLENVALIAFMLGSLVLLSLFRPRFSPTGKTGEAIKAAEQQAMRKESVRMETLDIADEAAALVAEEEEETQPKPSDNSSSTALAADHHLRLSKPVCYESSRRSDTCEATGDVRVQGRVQTIHVSPLEQEWKVKPYCRKHDAFALAHVKEWALRPLHGDAPRCTINSSATAFVLSTGGFTGNLFHDYTDVLIPAFITAHRYAGEVQFLVSSFKSWWTTKYLEIIQLLSKHEVVDIDDDHEVRCYPSVVVGPTFHKELGMDASKTPAGSSMVDFRAMLRSAFGLERATATPSGDRWDIRRRPRLLIISRRSSRRFVNEHAMVDMAMSLGFDVRVGDPDMSTDVSKFARLVNSADVMVGVHGAGLTNMVFLPAGAVLIQVVPYGGLEWLARGTFKEPSPDMQIHYLEYMIQVDETTLSEDYPKDDPVLKDPYSIHKQGWDALKSVYLDKQNVKPHLGRLKNTFMEALKLLPHGRQSD encoded by the exons ATGCGAAGGCCGTCTGAGATAGGTGGGAGGGAGGCCATGAAGTCCAACCGGAACATGTCGAGGGCGGAGGGGAGGAGACTGGAGAATGTGGCACTCATAGCCTTCATGCTGGGATCCCTCGTGCTGCTCTCCCTCTTCAGGCCCAGGTTCTCTCCGACTG GCAAAACAGGGGAGGCCATCAAAGCAGCGGAGCAGCAGGCAATGAGGAAAGAGAGCGTCAGGATGGAGACTCTTGACATCGCCGATGAGGCTGCAGCTTTAGTTG cagaggaggaagaggagactcAGCCCAAGCCCAGCGATAACTCAAGCAGCACCGCCCTTGCCGCTGACCACCATCTCAGGCTGAGCAAGCCGGTGTGCTACGAGTCGAGCCGCCGCTCGGACACTTGCGAGGCCACCGGCGACGTCCGCGTGCAGGGGCGTGTCCAGACCATCCACGTCAGCCCGCTGGAACAGGAGTGGAAGGTGAAGCCGTACTGCCGGAAGCACGACGCGTTTGCGCTGGCCCACGTCAAGGAGTGGGCGCTCCGCCCCCTGCACGGCGACGCACCGCGTTGCACGATCAACAGCTCGGCCACCGCGTTCGTGCTCTCCACCGGCGGGTTCACGGGCAACCTGTTCCACGACTACACGGACGTGCTCATCCCGGCGTTCATCACCGCGCACAGATACGCGGGCGAGGTGCAGTTCCTGGTGAGCAGCTTCAAGTCGTGGTGGACCACCAAGTACCTTGAGATCATCCAGCTGCTGAGCAAGCACGAGGTTGTCGACATCGACGACGACCATGAGGTCCGGTGCTACCCGAGCGTGGTAGTCGGGCCGACGTTCCACAAGGAGCTCGGCATGGACGCGTCCAAGACGCCGGCGGGTTCCTCCATGGTGGATTTTCGAGCTATGCTGCGCAGCGCGTTTGGGCTGGAGCGCGCGACGGCCACGCCCAGCGGCGACCGGTGGGACATTCGGCGCCGGCCCCGGCTGCTGATCATCTCGCGCCGGAGCTCGCGCCGGTTCGTGAACGAGCACGCCATGGTGGACATGGCCATGAGCCTGGGGTTCGACGTGCGCGTGGGGGACCCGGACATGAGCACCGACGTGTCCAAGTTTGCGCGGCTGGTGAACTCGGCGGACGTGATGGTGGGCGTGCACGGAGCGGGGCTCACCAACATGGTCTTCCTCCCCGCGGGCGCCGTGCTCATCCAGGTGGTGCCCTACGGCGGGCTGGAGTGGCTTGCCCGCGGCACGTTCAAGGAGCCGTCGCCGGACATGCAGATCCACTACTTGGAGTACATGATCCAGGTGGACGAGACGACCCTGAGCGAGGACTACCCCAAGGATGACCCGGTGCTCAAGGATCCCTACTCAATCCACAAGCAGGGATGGGACGCTCTCAAGTCGGTTTACCTGGACAAGCAGAACGTCAAGCCTCACTTGGGCAGGCTCAAGAACACATTCATGGAGGCGCTCAAGCTGCTGCCCCATGGACGACAGAGTGACTAA
- the LOC120680652 gene encoding alpha-1,3-arabinosyltransferase XAT3-like isoform X2, translating to MRRPSEIGGREAMKSNRNMSRAEGRRLENVALIAFMLGSLVLLSLFRPRFSPTGKTGEAIKAAEQQAMRKESVRMETLDIADEAAALVEEEEETQPKPSDNSSSTALAADHHLRLSKPVCYESSRRSDTCEATGDVRVQGRVQTIHVSPLEQEWKVKPYCRKHDAFALAHVKEWALRPLHGDAPRCTINSSATAFVLSTGGFTGNLFHDYTDVLIPAFITAHRYAGEVQFLVSSFKSWWTTKYLEIIQLLSKHEVVDIDDDHEVRCYPSVVVGPTFHKELGMDASKTPAGSSMVDFRAMLRSAFGLERATATPSGDRWDIRRRPRLLIISRRSSRRFVNEHAMVDMAMSLGFDVRVGDPDMSTDVSKFARLVNSADVMVGVHGAGLTNMVFLPAGAVLIQVVPYGGLEWLARGTFKEPSPDMQIHYLEYMIQVDETTLSEDYPKDDPVLKDPYSIHKQGWDALKSVYLDKQNVKPHLGRLKNTFMEALKLLPHGRQSD from the exons ATGCGAAGGCCGTCTGAGATAGGTGGGAGGGAGGCCATGAAGTCCAACCGGAACATGTCGAGGGCGGAGGGGAGGAGACTGGAGAATGTGGCACTCATAGCCTTCATGCTGGGATCCCTCGTGCTGCTCTCCCTCTTCAGGCCCAGGTTCTCTCCGACTG GCAAAACAGGGGAGGCCATCAAAGCAGCGGAGCAGCAGGCAATGAGGAAAGAGAGCGTCAGGATGGAGACTCTTGACATCGCCGATGAGGCTGCAGCTTTAGTTG aggaggaagaggagactcAGCCCAAGCCCAGCGATAACTCAAGCAGCACCGCCCTTGCCGCTGACCACCATCTCAGGCTGAGCAAGCCGGTGTGCTACGAGTCGAGCCGCCGCTCGGACACTTGCGAGGCCACCGGCGACGTCCGCGTGCAGGGGCGTGTCCAGACCATCCACGTCAGCCCGCTGGAACAGGAGTGGAAGGTGAAGCCGTACTGCCGGAAGCACGACGCGTTTGCGCTGGCCCACGTCAAGGAGTGGGCGCTCCGCCCCCTGCACGGCGACGCACCGCGTTGCACGATCAACAGCTCGGCCACCGCGTTCGTGCTCTCCACCGGCGGGTTCACGGGCAACCTGTTCCACGACTACACGGACGTGCTCATCCCGGCGTTCATCACCGCGCACAGATACGCGGGCGAGGTGCAGTTCCTGGTGAGCAGCTTCAAGTCGTGGTGGACCACCAAGTACCTTGAGATCATCCAGCTGCTGAGCAAGCACGAGGTTGTCGACATCGACGACGACCATGAGGTCCGGTGCTACCCGAGCGTGGTAGTCGGGCCGACGTTCCACAAGGAGCTCGGCATGGACGCGTCCAAGACGCCGGCGGGTTCCTCCATGGTGGATTTTCGAGCTATGCTGCGCAGCGCGTTTGGGCTGGAGCGCGCGACGGCCACGCCCAGCGGCGACCGGTGGGACATTCGGCGCCGGCCCCGGCTGCTGATCATCTCGCGCCGGAGCTCGCGCCGGTTCGTGAACGAGCACGCCATGGTGGACATGGCCATGAGCCTGGGGTTCGACGTGCGCGTGGGGGACCCGGACATGAGCACCGACGTGTCCAAGTTTGCGCGGCTGGTGAACTCGGCGGACGTGATGGTGGGCGTGCACGGAGCGGGGCTCACCAACATGGTCTTCCTCCCCGCGGGCGCCGTGCTCATCCAGGTGGTGCCCTACGGCGGGCTGGAGTGGCTTGCCCGCGGCACGTTCAAGGAGCCGTCGCCGGACATGCAGATCCACTACTTGGAGTACATGATCCAGGTGGACGAGACGACCCTGAGCGAGGACTACCCCAAGGATGACCCGGTGCTCAAGGATCCCTACTCAATCCACAAGCAGGGATGGGACGCTCTCAAGTCGGTTTACCTGGACAAGCAGAACGTCAAGCCTCACTTGGGCAGGCTCAAGAACACATTCATGGAGGCGCTCAAGCTGCTGCCCCATGGACGACAGAGTGACTAA